A portion of the Algisphaera agarilytica genome contains these proteins:
- a CDS encoding DUF4159 domain-containing protein — MPRRRLPRLLALPLAMWCVFAALPAAAQTDAEVSEALDRMRAWLYDLQDPETGSFDDPRWSELKNQSYHATGETALITYALMLSGESHQDPRIAKAIEYLKANRTWSTYLASMRAHIWARMPDDYLPLLKEEAKYLESAVHEGRFHYQSDNPIWSNSLTQYGMLGIWEHAKRGGKVDDDLWQDIGEHIFADQNTDGGWGYNDRSGRGNGASTGSMTAAGIAILQIAQQQLTRDLDEQDQRLAEALQRGVDWLDQRYDPEVNPGLKTRYRFYYLYGIERLALANGISTLNGRDWFAAGAKFILEEEDGKGTVRRASSAEVSSRIDTAFALSFLARGRVPVWASKLQVPQHASNNRPNDLYFLTQFLSDQREAELNWQMVSIDDDPEQWLRAPLLYWSGGDSAELTPEQQANLKRYLDLGGTLMINIEGRGTRFRRSVEALVKEMYPRYKFESAGKDHPFQSLISQVHGTPSFRTLGNGARDLVVLPRGDWGKIFQAKEAGRGKEWQLMTNVYAALTDRGQLRNRLEPPLPVRDEKQSPSGTISVVRASYDGNWDAEPLALEVAQTTLFNRSGKELEITVAALDSLGADAMSDDESESAPALVHLTGTEKVEFTEEQLAAVKRHVESGGTLLVETVGGLGEFADHAADQFARVLDGKRRWLDDSHPIITGEGLDGGADNSRVTYRGYTQLQGSPGKGPSLAAVFVGDRPAVLISPRDLSLGVLGSRHYRINGYASESARPLMTNILLWSETSPTP; from the coding sequence ATGCCAAGACGTCGTCTGCCCAGGCTGCTCGCGTTGCCCCTGGCGATGTGGTGTGTCTTCGCCGCGCTGCCCGCCGCCGCGCAGACCGACGCCGAGGTGTCCGAAGCGCTCGACCGGATGCGGGCCTGGCTCTATGACCTGCAGGACCCCGAGACCGGCAGCTTCGACGACCCGCGTTGGAGCGAGCTCAAGAACCAGTCCTACCACGCCACCGGCGAGACCGCGCTGATCACCTACGCCCTGATGCTCAGCGGCGAGAGCCACCAGGACCCGCGCATCGCCAAGGCCATCGAATATCTCAAAGCCAACCGCACCTGGTCGACCTACCTCGCGTCGATGCGGGCCCACATCTGGGCGCGGATGCCCGACGACTACCTGCCGCTGCTCAAGGAAGAAGCGAAGTACCTCGAATCCGCGGTCCACGAGGGCCGGTTCCACTACCAATCCGACAACCCGATCTGGTCCAACTCCCTCACCCAGTACGGCATGCTGGGCATATGGGAACACGCCAAGCGCGGCGGCAAGGTCGACGACGATCTGTGGCAGGACATCGGTGAGCACATCTTCGCCGACCAAAACACCGACGGCGGCTGGGGCTACAACGACCGCTCGGGGCGCGGCAACGGGGCATCCACCGGCTCGATGACCGCCGCCGGGATCGCCATCCTCCAGATCGCCCAACAACAACTCACCCGCGACCTCGATGAGCAGGACCAGCGCCTCGCCGAGGCTTTGCAACGCGGTGTCGATTGGCTCGACCAACGCTACGACCCCGAGGTCAACCCGGGGCTCAAAACCCGATACCGCTTCTACTATCTGTATGGAATCGAGCGTCTCGCCCTGGCCAACGGCATCTCCACCCTCAACGGCCGAGACTGGTTCGCCGCCGGGGCCAAGTTCATCCTTGAAGAAGAGGACGGCAAGGGCACCGTTCGCCGTGCGTCGAGTGCCGAGGTGTCCAGCCGGATCGACACCGCGTTTGCGTTGTCGTTCCTCGCCCGCGGCCGGGTGCCGGTGTGGGCCAGCAAGCTGCAGGTGCCGCAGCACGCCTCGAACAACCGGCCGAACGACCTGTACTTCCTCACCCAGTTCCTCTCGGACCAGCGCGAGGCCGAGCTGAACTGGCAGATGGTTTCGATCGACGATGACCCCGAGCAGTGGCTCCGGGCGCCGCTGCTGTACTGGTCGGGTGGCGACTCGGCCGAGCTCACCCCCGAGCAACAGGCCAACCTCAAACGCTACCTCGACCTCGGCGGCACGCTGATGATCAACATCGAGGGCCGGGGCACGAGGTTTCGCCGATCGGTCGAGGCGTTGGTGAAGGAGATGTATCCCCGCTACAAGTTTGAATCCGCGGGAAAGGACCATCCCTTCCAGTCGCTAATTTCGCAGGTGCACGGCACGCCGTCGTTCCGCACGCTCGGCAACGGCGCACGCGATCTGGTGGTTCTGCCGCGGGGCGACTGGGGCAAGATCTTCCAGGCCAAGGAAGCGGGGCGCGGCAAGGAATGGCAGCTTATGACCAACGTGTACGCGGCGCTGACCGACCGCGGCCAACTCCGCAACCGCCTCGAGCCGCCGCTGCCCGTGCGTGATGAAAAACAGTCGCCCTCGGGCACGATCAGCGTGGTCCGCGCCAGCTACGACGGCAACTGGGACGCCGAGCCGTTGGCCCTCGAAGTCGCCCAAACCACGTTGTTCAACCGTTCGGGCAAAGAGCTCGAGATCACCGTGGCGGCCCTCGACTCGCTGGGGGCGGACGCGATGTCGGACGACGAAAGCGAGTCCGCTCCGGCGTTGGTCCACCTCACGGGGACCGAGAAAGTGGAGTTCACCGAAGAGCAGTTGGCGGCGGTGAAACGCCACGTCGAGTCGGGCGGCACGCTGCTGGTCGAAACCGTGGGCGGGCTCGGCGAGTTTGCCGACCACGCGGCCGATCAGTTCGCCAGGGTACTCGACGGCAAGCGGCGCTGGCTCGACGACAGCCACCCGATCATCACCGGCGAAGGCCTCGACGGCGGGGCGGACAACTCGCGCGTCACTTACCGCGGCTACACCCAGCTCCAGGGCAGCCCCGGCAAGGGGCCCAGCCTCGCCGCGGTCTTCGTGGGCGATCGGCCCGCGGTCCTCATCTCGCCACGCGACCTGTCGCTGGGCGTGCTGGGCAGCCGGCACTACCGCATCAACGGCTACGCCAGCGAGTCGGCCCGGCCGCTCATGACCAACATCCTCTTGTGGTCGGAGACATCGCCGACGCCGTGA
- the purB gene encoding adenylosuccinate lyase translates to MDDHSRYVSPLASRNASPEMQAIWSPQKKFSTWRRLWLALAESEHELGLPVTREQIAELQEHLDDIDFVAAAGYEKKLRHDVMAHVHALGDQAPTARPIIHLGATSQFVNCNTELILLRDALTLVAQKLATVIDRLAKFAVEYRATPTLAFTHYQPAQPTTVGKRAALWAHDLMLGLEDVEHRLATIRFRGVKGTTGTQASFLSLFDNNHAKVDELDRLVTQKMGWPVDRRFAITGQTYPRVLDGQIVSSLAAVAAAAQRCATDIRLLANRKEMEEPFEKNQIGSSAMAYKRNPMRCERICGLAKFVIGMTQTPFVTASEQWFERTLDDSSVRRLTLPEPFLALDGVLDLFINVSSGLVVYDKTVAANLAAELPFMASENIMMAAVQQGGDRQELHEIIRTHSQAAAQQVKAEGKPNDLLERLKAEPAFANVDLDGALDPSLFVGRAPEQVDAFVAEVVEPIRQRYAQVLSYDPTLAV, encoded by the coding sequence TTGGACGACCATAGCCGCTACGTTTCCCCGCTCGCCAGCCGCAACGCCTCGCCCGAGATGCAGGCGATCTGGTCGCCGCAGAAGAAGTTTTCCACCTGGCGTCGGCTGTGGCTGGCTCTGGCCGAGTCCGAGCACGAGCTGGGGCTGCCCGTCACCCGGGAGCAGATCGCCGAGCTGCAGGAACACCTCGACGACATCGACTTCGTGGCCGCCGCGGGCTACGAGAAGAAGCTCCGTCACGACGTGATGGCCCACGTCCACGCCCTGGGCGACCAGGCCCCGACCGCCCGGCCGATCATCCACCTCGGCGCGACCAGCCAGTTCGTGAACTGCAACACCGAGCTGATCCTCCTGCGTGACGCCCTCACCCTCGTCGCCCAGAAGCTCGCCACGGTGATCGACCGCCTGGCCAAGTTTGCGGTCGAATACCGCGCCACGCCGACGCTGGCCTTCACCCACTACCAGCCCGCCCAGCCGACCACCGTCGGCAAGCGCGCCGCGCTCTGGGCCCACGACCTCATGCTCGGCCTCGAAGACGTCGAGCACCGCCTCGCCACCATCCGCTTCCGCGGGGTCAAGGGCACCACCGGCACCCAGGCGTCCTTCCTCTCGCTCTTCGACAACAACCACGCCAAGGTCGACGAGCTCGACCGTCTGGTCACGCAAAAAATGGGCTGGCCGGTCGACCGCCGGTTCGCCATCACCGGGCAGACCTACCCGCGCGTGCTCGATGGGCAGATCGTCTCCAGCCTCGCTGCCGTCGCCGCCGCGGCCCAGCGCTGCGCGACCGACATCCGCCTCTTGGCCAACCGCAAAGAAATGGAAGAGCCGTTCGAGAAGAACCAGATCGGCAGCTCCGCTATGGCCTACAAGCGCAACCCGATGCGCTGCGAGCGCATCTGCGGCCTGGCCAAGTTCGTCATCGGCATGACCCAGACCCCCTTCGTCACCGCCAGCGAACAGTGGTTCGAACGCACCCTCGACGACTCGTCGGTCCGCCGTCTCACGCTGCCCGAGCCCTTCCTCGCGCTCGACGGCGTGCTCGATCTTTTTATCAACGTCTCCTCCGGCCTGGTCGTCTACGACAAGACCGTCGCCGCCAACCTCGCTGCCGAGCTTCCGTTTATGGCCAGCGAAAATATCATGATGGCCGCCGTGCAACAAGGCGGCGACCGCCAGGAACTGCACGAGATCATCCGCACCCACAGTCAGGCCGCCGCACAGCAGGTCAAGGCCGAAGGCAAGCCCAACGACTTGCTCGAACGCCTCAAGGCCGAGCCCGCGTTTGCGAACGTCGACTTGGATGGTGCGCTCGACCCGTCACTGTTCGTCGGCCGTGCGCCCGAACAGGTTGATGCGTTTGTCGCCGAGGTCGTTGAACCGATCCGTCAACGCTACGCCCAAGTGCTCAGCTACGACCCGACGCTGGCTGTGTGA
- a CDS encoding sigma-70 family RNA polymerase sigma factor: MQDVDEPALIQRVQQGDRAALGDLLRGHQRRLYNVCYRMVSHPDDAAELTQDVLLKVVEKIDEFRWDAKLTTWMTRIAMNASISHLRKRKLRQTVSLSQPTGGDDDGRLTLAGGLTDEREPGPEVCVQQHEMLDDLQRAIAGLEEDQRAVLVLRDVEELDYLQIAQTLDLPVGTVKSRLFRARLALREKLNPTPTA, translated from the coding sequence ATGCAAGACGTCGACGAACCAGCCCTGATCCAGCGGGTCCAGCAAGGCGACCGGGCTGCGCTGGGCGACCTGCTGCGGGGCCACCAGCGTCGGCTGTACAACGTCTGCTACCGCATGGTCAGCCACCCCGACGACGCGGCCGAGCTGACCCAGGACGTGTTGCTGAAGGTGGTGGAGAAGATCGACGAGTTCCGCTGGGACGCGAAGCTGACCACCTGGATGACGCGGATCGCGATGAACGCCTCGATCTCGCATCTGCGTAAGCGCAAGCTCCGCCAGACCGTGTCGCTGAGCCAGCCCACGGGGGGCGACGACGACGGCCGGCTGACCCTGGCGGGCGGGCTGACCGATGAGCGGGAACCCGGGCCGGAGGTGTGCGTCCAACAACACGAGATGCTGGACGACCTGCAACGCGCGATCGCCGGGCTGGAGGAAGACCAGCGGGCGGTGCTGGTGCTGCGGGACGTCGAAGAGCTGGACTACCTGCAGATCGCCCAGACGCTGGACCTGCCGGTGGGCACGGTGAAGAGCCGGTTGTTCCGGGCCCGCCTGGCGCTCCGCGAAAAACTCAACCCGACCCCAACCGCTTAG
- a CDS encoding serine/threonine protein kinase: MADFHQIAGYDVVSTLGEGAHSTIYEVRDKTGQIMVLKRVIKEGPSQQRFIDQALAEHDVASKIDHPRVRKSIKVIKQRNVIRVSEVLVLMEMVNGKTLEQHRPTDLLQVCQIYYQAAEGLQAMHQAGFVHADIKPNNIMITQKEGVKLIDFGQSCKSGTIKHRIQGTPDYIAPEQVKREAITERTDVFNLGATFYWILTGQHIPTMMHKKQKGSISSSKSDNVKRATPPIEINPEIAPALSSLVMDSIERKVDERPQNMGQIIDRLQIAGAQIQRQRAATAPKADVNA; encoded by the coding sequence ATGGCCGATTTTCACCAAATCGCGGGCTACGACGTCGTTTCAACGCTCGGCGAAGGTGCGCACAGCACGATTTACGAGGTCCGCGACAAGACCGGCCAGATCATGGTGCTTAAGCGCGTGATTAAGGAAGGTCCCAGCCAACAGCGATTCATCGATCAGGCCCTGGCCGAGCACGATGTGGCCAGCAAGATCGATCACCCCCGGGTCCGCAAAAGCATCAAGGTCATCAAGCAGCGCAACGTCATCCGCGTCAGCGAGGTGCTGGTGCTCATGGAGATGGTCAACGGCAAGACGCTCGAGCAGCATCGGCCCACCGACCTGCTTCAGGTCTGTCAGATCTACTACCAGGCGGCCGAGGGCCTCCAGGCGATGCATCAGGCGGGTTTTGTCCACGCCGACATCAAGCCCAACAACATCATGATCACCCAGAAAGAGGGCGTGAAGCTTATCGACTTCGGCCAGAGCTGTAAGTCCGGGACGATCAAGCACCGTATCCAGGGCACCCCCGACTACATCGCCCCCGAGCAGGTCAAGCGCGAGGCCATCACCGAACGCACCGATGTGTTCAACCTCGGGGCCACCTTCTACTGGATCCTCACGGGCCAGCACATCCCGACGATGATGCACAAGAAGCAGAAGGGCAGCATCTCCTCCAGCAAGAGCGACAACGTCAAGCGGGCCACGCCCCCGATCGAGATCAATCCCGAGATCGCCCCGGCCCTGTCGAGCCTGGTCATGGACAGCATCGAGCGAAAGGTCGACGAACGCCCCCAGAACATGGGCCAGATCATCGACCGCCTCCAGATCGCCGGGGCCCAGATCCAGCGTCAGCGTGCCGCCACCGCCCCGAAGGCCGATGTGAACGCGTAA
- a CDS encoding anti-sigma factor, with protein sequence MDDRYGPNLILAYVEDELVAADRARVDAMLAEDPALAALVADMQRNREALRGAAPLEPTADLAEGAIAAIERQLLLEDTSPEASPPPPAPKRFHIAQYLTYGGIAAVLAITATAVFQSLQSDEQPMSTVAMSEAPTPGQSLAEATLEAQRKAMREFEAEVPAKESEALAAESAPPVEEALAAAELADRDSARLADRRDSRSASGGAGFGGNVDAADAYGGGYGGYDDGYGGRSAAREEPKRIQDKTASADTPESATLPPAATTPPPSPTVTAAVVESDVLAEPVDPGPGSGPALASAAIVSEPETSLARAAAQKPDRPPVDEAHLTSLQTQTFAQVAGNQIMLNVSTTSPERSLQQVNEWAVSNRIQVTNLPADFSEVPLADSTEGFSEDAFSMRLEVPAPETKARKFSGKEETDSDLDAEQLAAQDEIPMQLGRQRLTLTATTQQVDELVAALSETDVHPEPAAVPWSFAPAWMQWQSILQPSEVEVIIEPMPESEPDVLPFQLP encoded by the coding sequence ATGGACGACCGCTACGGCCCCAACCTGATCCTCGCCTACGTCGAAGACGAACTCGTCGCCGCCGACCGCGCACGCGTCGACGCGATGCTCGCGGAGGACCCGGCGTTGGCGGCGCTGGTGGCGGACATGCAGCGCAACCGCGAGGCGTTGCGCGGGGCCGCGCCGCTCGAGCCGACGGCCGACCTTGCCGAGGGAGCGATCGCGGCGATCGAGCGTCAGCTGCTGCTCGAAGACACCTCACCCGAAGCAAGCCCACCGCCCCCGGCCCCGAAGCGTTTCCACATCGCGCAGTACCTCACCTACGGCGGGATCGCGGCGGTCCTGGCGATCACCGCGACGGCGGTGTTCCAGTCGCTGCAGAGCGACGAGCAGCCGATGTCGACGGTGGCGATGAGCGAAGCGCCCACGCCGGGCCAGAGCCTGGCCGAAGCGACGCTCGAAGCGCAGCGTAAAGCGATGCGTGAGTTTGAAGCCGAAGTCCCTGCGAAGGAATCCGAAGCCCTCGCCGCCGAATCGGCCCCGCCGGTCGAGGAAGCCTTGGCCGCGGCCGAGCTGGCAGACCGCGACAGCGCACGCTTGGCAGACCGGCGCGACTCGCGCTCGGCGTCCGGCGGCGCCGGGTTTGGCGGCAACGTTGACGCCGCGGATGCCTACGGCGGCGGCTATGGCGGTTACGACGACGGGTACGGCGGCCGATCCGCTGCACGTGAAGAACCCAAGCGTATCCAGGACAAGACCGCGTCGGCCGATACGCCCGAGTCCGCCACGCTGCCCCCCGCTGCGACCACGCCTCCGCCCTCGCCGACGGTGACCGCCGCCGTGGTCGAATCGGACGTGCTGGCCGAACCCGTCGATCCCGGACCAGGCAGCGGGCCCGCCCTGGCTTCCGCCGCCATCGTTTCCGAACCCGAAACCTCGCTGGCCCGCGCCGCGGCGCAGAAGCCCGATAGGCCCCCGGTCGATGAGGCGCACCTCACGTCGCTGCAGACCCAGACCTTCGCTCAGGTGGCCGGCAACCAGATCATGCTCAACGTTTCGACCACCTCGCCGGAGCGGTCGCTGCAGCAGGTCAACGAATGGGCGGTGAGCAACCGCATCCAGGTGACCAACCTCCCGGCCGACTTCAGTGAGGTCCCGTTGGCGGATTCCACGGAAGGCTTCTCTGAAGACGCATTCAGCATGCGACTGGAAGTGCCGGCACCCGAGACCAAGGCCCGGAAGTTCAGCGGGAAAGAGGAAACCGATTCCGACCTCGATGCTGAGCAACTCGCGGCGCAGGATGAGATACCGATGCAGCTCGGCCGACAACGCCTGACGCTGACCGCCACCACGCAGCAGGTGGATGAATTGGTCGCCGCGTTGTCCGAGACGGATGTGCATCCCGAGCCCGCGGCGGTGCCGTGGTCGTTCGCCCCGGCCTGGATGCAGTGGCAATCTATCCTGCAGCCCTCGGAGGTCGAGGTCATCATCGAGCCGATGCCCGAGAGCGAGCCGGATGTCTTACCATTCCAGTTGCCGTAA
- a CDS encoding lipoyl(octanoyl) transferase LipB, with translation MDWDIVDLDRMGYAEALEFQRERNLAVSLGEARPALILVEHHPVITVSHRKGVRDHVLATPERLEELGIEVCETDRGGDVTYHGPGQLVAYPILRLNDHGLNLGRYMRLLEQVVIGTAAAFGVEGHTETGATGVWVAQELGVGGWDLATNQPSIPNAVSPNPQNPKPKSRTAKLCAMGVRIRKNTTMHGLAINVTTDLSHFQTIDPCGLGNRPVTSLQQLLGGDCPSIDAIKQTLAQQLASALKAGADTA, from the coding sequence ATGGATTGGGACATCGTTGATCTGGATCGCATGGGGTACGCCGAGGCGCTGGAGTTCCAGCGTGAGCGCAACCTCGCGGTCAGCCTCGGCGAGGCCCGGCCCGCGCTCATCCTCGTCGAACACCACCCGGTCATCACCGTCAGCCACCGCAAAGGCGTCCGCGACCACGTGCTGGCCACGCCCGAACGGCTCGAAGAACTGGGTATCGAAGTCTGCGAGACCGACCGCGGCGGCGACGTGACCTACCACGGCCCCGGCCAACTCGTCGCCTACCCCATCCTCCGCCTCAACGACCACGGCCTGAACCTCGGCCGGTATATGCGACTGCTCGAGCAGGTCGTCATCGGGACCGCGGCGGCGTTTGGGGTCGAGGGGCACACCGAAACAGGCGCGACCGGCGTGTGGGTCGCGCAGGAGTTGGGAGTTGGGGGTTGGGATTTGGCGACAAATCAACCTTCCATACCGAATGCGGTCTCCCCAAATCCCCAAAACCCAAAACCTAAATCCCGCACAGCGAAGCTGTGCGCCATGGGCGTCCGCATCCGCAAGAACACCACCATGCACGGCCTCGCGATCAACGTCACCACCGACCTGTCGCACTTCCAGACCATCGACCCCTGCGGCCTGGGCAACCGGCCCGTGACGAGCCTCCAGCAACTGCTCGGCGGAGACTGCCCGTCGATAGATGCCATCAAGCAAACGCTCGCTCAGCAACTGGCCTCGGCCCTGAAGGCGGGGGCGGACACCGCATGA
- a CDS encoding GGDEF domain-containing protein: MRLYGTNPHISKWHWLTAGVLAVLCVMGLDIVTGREVSFSLFYLVPIGIVCLKVGGRSAMLIAGLSAAAWAEAEVLSGTDYSHVAIPFWNAVVRLSFFLTFTILIQSLRTAIARQHDLARTDVLTGAVNRRSFFETLMYELARSQRYGRGFALVYLDLDHFKQVNDQLGHAEGDRVLVTVVEEMQKRLRRTDTVARLGGDEFALLLPEIPPLAAELLIAKLRFELLESMRREGWSITFSIGLLNCDGRVEDEDALVRQVDQLMYAVKRSGRDNLRIANAWEFLNTSDPDPIASRHAA; the protein is encoded by the coding sequence ATGCGTTTATATGGGACCAATCCGCACATCTCCAAGTGGCACTGGTTGACGGCCGGGGTCTTGGCGGTGTTGTGCGTGATGGGCCTGGACATCGTGACGGGGCGCGAGGTTTCGTTCTCGCTGTTTTACCTGGTGCCGATCGGGATCGTGTGTTTAAAAGTCGGCGGACGCAGCGCGATGCTGATCGCCGGTCTCAGCGCCGCGGCTTGGGCCGAGGCCGAAGTGCTCAGCGGTACGGATTACAGCCACGTCGCCATCCCGTTCTGGAACGCGGTGGTTCGGCTGTCGTTTTTCCTGACCTTCACGATCCTGATCCAATCATTACGTACGGCGATTGCTCGCCAACACGACTTGGCGCGGACCGATGTGCTCACCGGCGCGGTGAACCGCCGGAGTTTCTTTGAGACTCTGATGTACGAGTTGGCCCGATCGCAGCGCTACGGCCGAGGCTTTGCGCTGGTGTACCTCGACCTGGACCACTTCAAGCAGGTCAACGATCAGCTCGGCCACGCCGAGGGCGACCGGGTGCTGGTCACGGTGGTGGAAGAGATGCAGAAGCGCCTCCGAAGGACTGACACGGTGGCCCGACTGGGCGGCGACGAGTTCGCGTTGCTGCTGCCCGAGATCCCGCCGCTGGCCGCGGAACTGCTGATCGCCAAGCTGCGTTTCGAGCTGCTCGAATCCATGCGCCGCGAGGGATGGTCGATTACCTTCAGCATCGGGCTGCTCAACTGCGACGGCCGAGTCGAAGACGAAGACGCCCTGGTGCGTCAGGTCGACCAGTTGATGTATGCGGTCAAACGCAGCGGCCGGGACAACCTGCGTATCGCCAACGCCTGGGAGTTTCTCAACACCTCCGATCCCGATCCGATCGCTTCCCGCCACGCGGCGTGA